The sequence CCGCCACCAGCACGGACCCATCCCAGGCGGTGGTGCGCAGGCCGCTCACCCATTGCGGCAGGGCGAACTCGGCCTGCAGCGGCAGCAGCGGCTGCCAGCGCGGCGGCCCCGGCTGGGCGGTGTCGAGCCGCTGCAGGTTCCACCAGCCGCTCTCATCCGAGGCCACCACCAGCGCGTGGGGGCCGATCCAGAGGGGCTGGAACACCGAGATCCCCCGGGGATCGCCAGGTCCCGAACCCGCCACGACGCGCGGCTGCAGCAGCGTTCCCTGCCCATCCAGTTCCGCCAGCCACAGCTGGCTGCGCTGCCAGGGCATGAACGGCTGCTGCCACTCCACCCAGGCGAGCTGGCCCCCATCGGGACTCAGGCAGGGGTAGGCGCAGAAGTCCTCGGCCTGGTGGAGCGGCAGGGGCAGGTGGCCTCCTGGCTGGTCGCCAGCCAGGGGGCCCGGCAGGGGCACGCTCACCAGCTGGTCGCGGCCGTCCTGCTCCAGCACCCCGATCCAGCGCCGGCGCCCCTGGTCGATCAGACCATCGGCGAGGACGGCAGCTTCCGCTCCGGAGCCATCGCCCCGGTCAGGCGGGGTGAGGCGCCGTGGTTCCGCCAGGGGGCGTCCCGAGGCCGGATCGAGGGGCAGGTGCCAGAGGCAGCGATCCCCGTCGTGCACGAACACCAGATCCCCGCCAGCGATGGCATAGGCCCCGCCGCCGTAGCCATGCAGGCGACTGCGCAGGTTCCAGGGCGGCGGGGTGAGCTCGCTCACCGGTCCCGTGTCGCCGCAACGCAACATGAGAGTGGTGCGCCCCTGTTCCTGGGGCCGCTGCTCCAGCCAGAGCCGATGCGGGCCCCAGAGCCGGGGCTCCAGAAAACCGGCGGTGCGGCCCACCGCGGTTGCCGCCGGCAGGGAGTCAGGGACCTGGCGGGGGGTCAAGGGGCTTGCTCCGGACTGCAGGGCCTGTCGCCCTAAACTGACATCAACTTCACAGGAAGGGGCCTTGGCTCGCAGCTTCGCCCAGATGGCGCGCTCGGCGGAACGCAACAGCCGTACGGTTCAGGTGCCCAAGGAGGCCCTGGACGAACCTCCCCTGCAGATTCACACCCTGGGCGATGCCGTGCTGCGCACGCCGGCCAAGCGCATCAGCAAGGTGGATGAATCGGTGCGAGAGCTGGCCCGCAACATGCTGCGCAGCATGTACACCGCCAAGGGGATCGGCCTGGCTGCTCCCCAGGTGGGGGTGCACAGGCAGCTGCTGGTGATCGATCTCGATCCCGAAAACCCGGCCACGCCGCCGCTGGTGCTGATCAATCCCGAGATCCGCTCCTTCGGCGGTGCCATCGACACCTACGAGGAGGGCTGCCTGAGCATTCCAGGCGTCTATCTCAATGTTGTGCGCCCTGCCGCGGCGGAGGTGAGCTTCCGCGATGAGATGGGACGGCCCCAGAAGCTCAACACCGATGGGCTGCTGGCGCGCTGCATCCAGCACGAGATGGATCACCTCAACGGGGTGTTGTTCGTGGATCGCGTCACCGATGAGCTCAGCCTCACTGAGGAGCTCCAGCAGAAGGGCTTCGACCGCCAAGCCGTTCACCCGATCCGCTGACAGCCCATGCCGATGAAGCCCCTGGCCGGGATCTTTCTGGCCCTGGCCTGCCTGCTGGGCATTGCCGCCACAGGCTCCGTGTTCGAGCTGGCCTATGGCGATCCTGATCTGGGAATCACCCCCACCCGCTGGATTCTGGGCATGAGCGCCCCTGGCACCCTGGCGGCGCTGCTGGTGGCGATCCGCATCAATCGCCCAGCGCCCTGAACGGGTGGCTTTCGGCTCAAGCCTCTCTTGAGGGCCGAACAGCCTTCGCTCTGGCCCCCGCCCCTGGTGCCCCGGGGCCTGGCTGCATACCATGACCATCGTTCTGGTCCGAGCTGTGATGGAGATGTCCGCACTGCCCCCTTTCCAGGCTCGTCTGCTGAGCAGCGCCCTGGCCCTGGTCGGTGCCGCGGCCCTCGGCCCGGTTGCCCCGCCGGCAGTTGCGGCGTCCCTGTTCGAGGCCACTGAGGTGAACCCCCAGAGTTTCGTGCTGGTGGCTGCGCCGATCGGCAACGGTGAGCGGGCCCAGCTCAACATCTACGAGCAGATCCGCGACACCCGCCCTTGCTTCGCCTTGAGCGGCTCCCAGCCGGCTCTGGTGGAACCTCTGCTGTCCAGCTTCGACTTCACCGGCATCTGCGGCCGCTTCCTCGATGCCAATGGCTACTCCCTGCGGGTGGGTGGCTCCGATCTCGGCTCCGGCTACCGCCTCAGCGTGATTCGCAGCAATGGCGACAACCTGCTCCTGGCGGTGCCCACCAAGGCGGGGGTGGGTCCTGAAATGGTGGTGGCCCGCACCCAGGGCCCCGGCAGCGGCTTTCTGCAGCTCGTGTTTGAGCCAGGCTGGGGGCTGAAGCGTCGTGCTTTCCAGGGCCGCCGGCTCGGCCATATCTACCTCTACCGCGACACCTGGCCGGGCGAGGTGGCCGACCAGCCGAGCGCTCCTGAAGAGCCTCCCCTTGAGGCCTTGCCTCCCGCCGATGGCTGACACCCCCCTGGGGGGGCTTGCTACGCTCAACAACTCTGTGCCAGCGCTCCCGCTTCATGACCCAGGTCACCGTCGGCGAAAACGAAGGAATCGAATCGGCGCTGCGCCGGTTCAAGCGCCAGGTGTCCAAGGCGGGCATCTTTGCCGACCTCAAGCGGCTCCGCCACCACGAGACCCCCACCGAGAAGTACAAGCGCAAGGCCCAGCAGCGCCGCCGCCGTCGCTGATCGGCCCGGCCAGGCCCGAAACGGGTACAAACACTGGTTTCGCTCAGTCCGCGCAGCGATCAGGCTGGGTTGATTCCCCCTGAGGTGCCTGCCATGGCTGCTTCATTCCTGGTTCGGATGCGTGCCTTTGCCCTCTGGTTCGGCGACAGCCTGGGCCACGCCCTCGGCAACCCTGACGAGGAGCGCCGTTTCCAGCCCCCGCTGGTGGGCGTCCAGCCCTATGGCGATCGCCCCTGCCGCGCCGTTCGCTGAACCCTTGAGGGAGCCCTGGCCGGGGCCTCAGGCCCCGCCAAGCCCCTCAAAACTGCGGTAGGTCAGCGCTTCCGCCACGGCTGCCGCCGGGATGCGCTGCCGGGCCTCCAGATCGCAGATGGTCTGAGCCACCCGCAGCACCCGCTCGCCGCCTCGGGCGGTGAGCTTTCTGTGCGCCAGGGCGGCCTCCCAGAGGTCGAGGGCGGCGCTCTCCAGTTGCAGCACTTGGGGCAGCTGCTGGGCGGGCAGCCGGCCATTGCTGAGGCCCCCTGGATTGCGCAGTGTCATGCGCTGGCGCGCCGCCTCCACCCGTGCGGCCACCTGGTCACTGGCCTCGACCCCGTGGTTGCTGTGTCCTGCCGGGGCTGGGCCGCGGTAGGGCACCACCAGGCTTGAGGCCTCAGGGCGGCGCATCACCACCTGGAGGTCGAGGCGATCCAGCAGCGGTCCTGAGAGGCGCTGCCAGTAGCGCAGACGGGCCGCCTCGCCGCAGCTGCACTCCCGGTCGGGGTCGCCGAACCAACCGCAGCTGCAGGGATTGGTGGCCGCCACCAGGCTGATGGCGCAGGGGAAGCGGGTGCGCTGGCGCAGCCGGTGGATCCAGATCTCGCCCTCTTCAAGGGGCTGGCGCAGCAG is a genomic window of Cyanobium sp. NS01 containing:
- a CDS encoding DUF3747 domain-containing protein, which gives rise to MEMSALPPFQARLLSSALALVGAAALGPVAPPAVAASLFEATEVNPQSFVLVAAPIGNGERAQLNIYEQIRDTRPCFALSGSQPALVEPLLSSFDFTGICGRFLDANGYSLRVGGSDLGSGYRLSVIRSNGDNLLLAVPTKAGVGPEMVVARTQGPGSGFLQLVFEPGWGLKRRAFQGRRLGHIYLYRDTWPGEVADQPSAPEEPPLEALPPADG
- the def gene encoding peptide deformylase, whose translation is MARSFAQMARSAERNSRTVQVPKEALDEPPLQIHTLGDAVLRTPAKRISKVDESVRELARNMLRSMYTAKGIGLAAPQVGVHRQLLVIDLDPENPATPPLVLINPEIRSFGGAIDTYEEGCLSIPGVYLNVVRPAAAEVSFRDEMGRPQKLNTDGLLARCIQHEMDHLNGVLFVDRVTDELSLTEELQQKGFDRQAVHPIR
- the rpsU gene encoding 30S ribosomal protein S21 gives rise to the protein MTQVTVGENEGIESALRRFKRQVSKAGIFADLKRLRHHETPTEKYKRKAQQRRRRR